One window from the genome of Epinephelus fuscoguttatus linkage group LG3, E.fuscoguttatus.final_Chr_v1 encodes:
- the LOC125886529 gene encoding FERM and PDZ domain-containing protein 1 — protein sequence MEVQDRSRSPSRRTSRVEQVVGRWLRRSRDLGSRSHSLSRDRVAVDGKPAECSGSDQRNYPFRFIVQIQRDPNLNSHGLTLSSQNPILVQEVTPGGPADGRLVPGDQLVKINNIAVEDLTPEQAAEIIRECQDTLTMTVLRTMLGPKSSFITPEKRAKLRSNPVKVHFAEEVEVNGHSQGNSLLFLPNVLKVYLENGQTKAFKFDPNTTVKDIVMTLKEKLSLSHIEHFSLVLEQQHSITKLLLLHDEERIQQVVQKKEAHDYRCLFRVCFMPKTLQTLLQEDPTAFEYLYLQGVNDVLQERFAVEMRCNTALRLAALHIQERLASCGQSPKTNLKMITKTWGIENFVSSTLLRNMREKDLRKAISYHMKKSQSQNDPKQKGLSVDQTRINYLEELSDLKSFGGKSFSATMMLQDRESMVTLLVGARYGVSQVVNHKLSILSTLTEFTSITRIELLPESDKVSLVKIYLQDIKPITLLLESAAAKDMSCLIAGYCRVFVDPNLNIFPWIHDSRKHKVSAEEGYVSRCGSDSDSSDLDMEPLVTQVSHDEKPCPRVRSSSDPEGRKRKDKNTRRNKDGKEKGDTPWEDKKQKEEKDADPKKENSPLDKNRESENEDTEQKEESEERMHDGRQMPIQITDNDSGDHGGKVGQQGETGGGEAVRAAEEQPSVSEASDSCNTDSRVLTSPSSDSLDALEEDDFVSCSSSSVHPSASSQTLAHSHAPLHLHPYTYKHIQPHLLAPPPAHAHPLIHLTTQDKGGGCRRSGDGADPQLLTPISPSSSLHHNQKYPGNLCSDDTSLCFADLSRLVDFLPSPPEVSEEEDEEEELRRRRRRRNMLKETGESERGAGERGSESKEGSVKEHPLSPSPSSPSSHMDYVFNFDQSDARCYYKLCSNITPDSARSLPHPLHQNEGEDWDQEGDPAKAVDLEPVPILQPPPGFGDSSSDEEFFDARDGFTSPEDSTSGAIPRDVRTEMKLDFLSTLSLSDIRVSVTDADSDGKVEEERKGEDEEGGGRETLFQLRKRCRKRRSFMETDYTSRVSYPEPDPEMQGLVSNRLHKNLLAEANDAQMLSSDPEPSAQTQNPSPTVSSLTHSEGEPAQLESKPILSIPCSCGPGSPHGLESHEQTRAPPAPSRTRKQEMEMEPDAMESKSVTDLVKVAAPTITVVRCRVDPDGKESADRRGDGKEEGEEQKEMGEGKEEGEKVETAGLSGNGPFTKHMFLPESTEEQEEEKKEGVIGYSSSSKRPPLGAERQPEGNTLSTCLIEVNKKSSNGLLGVHLIGLEQNTYVEEHMLEGVCETSYPPSHSPPPPPPSTPLPPIAGLHKSQSDCFVGEEGGSKNMGTSTTMSFSNSEEMQLCKLSHTNKAHLREDITTSVNEVETIGVVSSTATTSDEVTDSTNSDNVFDDEEVINSLNSSLSDKKDDLTIVTKHGVSGTSATASKGESKSIVKSLTNTEAHTRIFQVNSDYTRAINSITAKLGAATSATSPTFNAGAKLQSSSDSDQNPDEPRSDCTLLSPEAKGSLACPSLVNTATFHDISKAPPSPTNFLFQTCSPSIINRLSASTLRGKIQKLPLYLSRSQETINQAGLGNVTQSSAEDSRRDDVEITIKVTDVDDVTQTIEMGTTVESVESDDSDATVTGSEVDEEFFVETNSAKSFHSVSEVKEVSSPLPVQTEPKSEHQNQLLYTGTVKNTPGPITKPPASTVNSLRRDTSGLKMDTPGPIKYAPESNMKVASPGEDFPGYKLNYQSRSVPPPVVVTTQNLSGPALPFHSQPQKVRRTSSDRPLMGLCRPTGHNSNSSTTLSSGCRVFTICEDPSQTKSPVEVGTTQPLKSDFGCTSVLASGCESAVEKVQVPLDACGCPTVYTNCFSSGDSFDEELTVYEFSCRTQSSGVTQTSGAGLPLITSPTIPTFLSTSSTHSPSFPRSIIFSSSTSELSPLLSPLSESSDHLLSQTHKNTISRLGQQRYPEPPTGFQVLRVDVDQLLSILESSGADRYVAGHGGRHPRDTCPAHFTENKRVLQIEARRLMSGCQKVVGIGQSPEEMLYSLADSFRTLVELAGICLWFSGCERCDRRNAEAVAGLADVARSFRDFCLAAERASSKRSCQDLSTKLLAKQCTALTASVFCLTQLFRTLTAL from the exons GGCAACTCACTGCTCTTCCTGCCCAATGTTCTGAAGGTGTATCTGGAGAATGGGCAGACCAAGGCCTTCAAATTTGACCCCAACACCACAGTCAAG GACATTGTGATGACACTGAAGGAAAAGCTTTCTCTTAGCCATATTGAACACTTCTCCCTGGTGctggagcagcagcacagcattaCCAAACTACTGCTGCTACATGATGAGGAGAGGATACAGcag gtGGTTCAGAAGAAAGAAGCCCATGACTACAGATGTCTGTTCCGTGTTTGTTTTATGCCCAAAACCCTCCAGACGCTGCTGCAGGAGGATCCAACTGCCTTTGAGTACCTCTACCTGCAG ggggTGAATGATGTGCTGCAAGAGCGTTTTGCAGTAGAGATGAGGTGTAACACCGCACTGCGTCTCGCTGCGCTGCACATCCAGGAGAGACTGGCAAGCTGTGGACAGTCACCAAAGACCAACTTGAAGATGATCAC GAAGACATGGGGCATAGAGAACTTTGTGTCATCCACCTTGTTGAGGAATATGCGAGAAAAAGATCTGAGGAAGGCCATCAGCTACCATATGAAGAAGAGCCAATCACAGAACGATCCCAAGCAGAAGGGTCTGTCAGTAGATCAGACACGGATAAACTACCTAGAGGAGCTGAGTGATCTCAAGTCATTTGGAGGGAAATCCTTCAGTGCCACCATGATG CTTCAGGACAGGGAGTCAATGGTGACCTTGTTGGTGGGGGCACGCTACGGGGTGAGTCAGGTGGTCAATCACAAACTGAGCATCCTGTCCACCCTCACAGAGTTCACCAGCATCACACGCATTGAGCTGCTGCCTGAATCTGACAAGGTCAGCCTGGTCAAAATATACTTGCAGGATATTAAG CCCATCACATTGCTATTGGAGTCAGCAGCCGCCAAAGATATGTCCTGCCTAATAGCAGGGTACTGTCGAGTGTTTGTTGACCCTAACCTCAACATCTTCCCCTGGATACATGACTCCAGGAAGCACAAAGTGTCTGCTGAGGAAG GTTATGTGTCACGGTGTGGCAGCGACTCAGACTCCTCAGACCTGGACATGGAACCACTggtcacacaggtgtctcatgacGAAAAGCCCTGCCCTCGTGTCAGGTCCTCATCAGACCCAGAgggaagaaaaaggaaagacaaaaacacaagaagaaaCAAAGATGGCAAAGAAAAGGGGGATACACCTTGGGAGGATAAAAAGCAAAAGGAAGAAAAGGATGCTGACCCCAAAAAGGAAAATTCTCCCCTAGATAAGAATAGAGAAAGTGAGAATGAAGATACGGAGCAGAAGGAGGAGTCGGAGGAGAGAATGCATGATGGTCGCCAAATGCCGATCCAGATAACAGACAATGATTCAGGGGACCATGGGGGAAAAGTGGGACAACAAGGTGAAACGGGAGGTGGAGAAGCAGTGCGAGCAGCAGAAGAGCAGCCATCTGTGTCAGAAGCATCAGATTCTTGTAATACTGACTCTCGTGTCCTCACCAGCCCCTCCAGTGACTCCCTCGATGCTTTGGAGGAAGATGACTTCGTTTCatgttcttcttcctctgtccaCCCCAGTGCTTCTTCTCAAACTCTTGCCCATAGCCACGCTCCCCTCCACCTTCACCCATACACTTATAAACACATTCAGCCCCACCTCCTTGCCCCGCCACCAGCTCATGCCCATCCCCTCATCCACCTCACAACTCAAGACAAAGGAGGAGGCTGCAGGAGGTCAGGCGACGGAGCCGATCCCCAACTCCTCACTCCCATCTCCCCCTCTTCGAGTCTTCACCACAACCAAAAATACCCAGGTAACCTCTGCTCTGATGACACTTCCCTGTGTTTCGCTGACCTCTCCCGCCTTGTGGACTTCCTGCCGAGTCCTCCAGAAGTcagtgaggaagaagatgaagaagaggagttgaggaggaggaggaggaggaggaatatgTTGAAAGAAACAGGGGAGTCAGAAAGAGGAGCAGGTGAAAGAGGAAGCGAAAGCAAGGAGGGCAGTGTTAAAGAACATCCACTATCCCCTTCTCCATCCTCCCCCTCTTCCCACATGGACTATGTGTTTAACTTTGACCAAAGCGATGCTCGCTGCTACTACAAACTCTGCTCCAACATCACCCCCGACAGCGCCCGCAGTCTTCCCCACCCCCTGCATCAGAATGAGGGAGAAGACTGGGACCAGGAGGGAGATCCAGCTAAGGCGGTTGACCTGGAGCCTGTCCCCATCCTTCAGCCACCACCTGGCTTTGGAGACAGCAGCTCTGATGAGGAGTTCTTTGATGCCAGAGATGGCTTCACCTCGCCGGAAGACTCGACCTCAGGGGCCATACCAAGAG ATGTTCGCACAGAGATGAAACTGGACTTCCTCAGCACACTCAGCCTCAGTGACATCAGAGTCTCAGTGACAGATGCAGACAGTGATGGAAAagtggaagaagaaagaaaaggagaagacgaggagggaggaggcagagaaaCATTGTTCCAGCTCAGAAAAAGATGCCGTAAGCGCCGTTCCTTCATGGAAACTGATTACACCTCTAGAGTGTCATATCCAGAGCCAGATCCAGAAATGCAGGGCCTTGTCTCTAATAGGCTTCATAAGAACTTGTTGGCAGAAGCCAATGATGCACAGATGCTGAGTTCAGATCCTGAACCTTCAGCGCAAACCCAGAATCCCAGTCCTACTGTCTCCTCGTTGACTCACTCTGAAGGGGAACCGGCTCAGCTCGAGTCAAAACCCATCCTGTCCATACCCTGCTCATGTGGACCTGGCTCTCCACATGGTTTGGAGTCCCATGAGCAGACTAGGGCTCCACCAGCCCCCTCCAGGACCAGGAAACAAGAAATGGAGATGGAACCTGACGCAATGGAATCCAAATCGGTCACAGATCTTGTGAAGGTAGCAGCTCCTACCATCACCGTTGTCCGCTGCCGGGTTGATCCAGACGGGAAGGAGAGTGCTGATCGAAGGGGTGACGGaaaggaggaaggggaggaacAGAAGGAGATGGGTGAGGgaaaagaggagggagagaaggtaGAGACAGCGGGTTTGTCAGGGAATGGACCTTTCACTAAACATATGTTTTTGCCAGAAAGCACTGAGGAgcaagaagaagagaagaaagagggGGTAATAGGGTACTCATCCAGTTCAAAGAGACCACCCCTAGGTGCTGAGAGGCAGCCAGAGGGCAACACACTGTCTACATGTTTGATAGAGGTGAATAAAAAGAGTAGTAATGGCCTTTTGGGAGTGCATCTGATTGGCTTAGAGCAAAACACATATGTAGAAGAACATATGCTTGAAGGTGTTTGTGAGACGTCATATCCACCATCACACTcaccaccaccccctccaccctcAACCCCTCTACCTCCCATAGCAGGTCTTCACAAATCCCAAAGTGACTGTTTTGTAGGGGAAGAAGGAGGCAGCAAAAACATGGGAACCTCAACCACAATGTCTTTTTCTAATTCTGAGGAGATGCAACTCTGCAAACTGAGTCACACTAACAAGGCACATTTACGTGAAGACATCACCACTAGTGTTAATGAGGTTGAAACCATTGGTGTTGTTAGCTCTACTGCGACTACCAGTGATGAAGTTACTGACAGCACCAATTCAGACAATGTTTTTGATGATGAAGAGGTGATTAATTCTTTAAATTCTAGTTTAAGTGACAAGAAAGATGACTTGACGATAGTTACAAAGCATGGCGTCAGTGGAACTTCAGCTACAGCTAGTAAAGGTGAGTCTAAAAGTATTGTCAAGTCTCTTACCAACACTGAAGCACATACAAGAATTTTTCAAGTAAATTCTGATTATACTCGAGCTATAAACTCTATCACTGCAAAGCTGGGAGCTGCAACAAGTGCCACCTCTCCTACATTTAATGCAGGTGCTAAATTGCAAAGTTCTTCCGATTCGGATCAAAATCCAGACGAACCCAGAAGTGACTGCACTTTGCTAAGTCCTGAAGCTAAAGGTAGTTTAGCTTGTCCTAGCTTAGTTAACACAGCCACATTCCATGATATCTCCAAAGCGCCTCCTTCTCCAACTAACTTCCTCTTTCAGACCTGTTCTCCGAGCATTATCAATCGCTTATCTGCCTCCACACTAAGGGGGAAGATTCAAAAGTTGCCCCTTTATTTATCACGCTCCCAGGAAACCATCAACCAAGCAGGGCTGGGGAATGTAACTCAGAGTTCCGCTGAGGACAGCAGGAGGGACGACGTCGAGATCACCATCAAAGTTACGgatgttgatgatgtcacacaaacAATAGAGATGGGCACAACAGTAGAATCAGTGGAGTCGGATGATTCAGATGCAACGGTAACAGGATCTGAGGTGGATGAGGAGTTTTTTGTTGAAACAAACTCAGCAAAGAGTTTTCATTCAGTGTCAGAGGTGAAGGAAGTAAGCTCTCCATTGCCTGTACAGACTGAGCCCAAATCCGAACACCAAAATCAGCTCCTGTACACTGGAACTGTCAAGAACACACCTGGACCAATAACCAAGCCTCcagcctccacagtgaacagccTCCGAAGAGACACTTCAGGCCTAAAGATGGACACTCCTGGCCCTATAAAATATGCTCCAGAATCAAACATGAAGGTCGCAAGTCCAGGTGAAGACTTTCCAGGTTATAAACTGAACTATCAGTCGCGTTCTGTTCCCCCTCCGGTCGTGGTGACCACACAGAATCTAAGTGGGCCAGCACTCCCTTTTCATAGTCAGCCACAGAAAGTAAGACGGACCAGTAGCGACAGACCTTTGATGGGTCTTTGTAGGCCTACAGGGCACAATTCAAACTCATCAACAACACTTTCCTCAGGCTGCAGGGTGTTTACCATCTGTGAGGATCCATCCCAGACAAAGAGCCCGGTCGAGGTGGGGACTACCCAACCCTTGAAGTCTGACTTTGGCTGCACTTCTGTGCTAGCGTCTGGATGTGAGTCAGCTGTGGAAAAGGTGCAGGTGCCGCTGGATGCTTGTGGTTGCCCAACAGTCTATACCAACTGCTTCAGCAGCGGGGACAGCTTTGACGAGGAGCTGACAGTCTACGAGTTCTCCTGTCGCACACAGAGCAGCGGTGTGACTCAGACTTCTGGAGCAGGTCTTCCTCTCATTACCTCTCCAACCATTCCCACCTTTCTTTCCACATCCTCCACTCACTCTCCCTCCTTCCCACGCTCCatcattttctcctcctctacctCTGAGCTCAGTCCTCTCCTCTCACCACTGTCTGAGTCCTCTGACCATctcctgtctcaaacacacAAGAACACCATCAGTCGGTTAGGGCAACAGCGCTACCCAGAACCTCCAACAGGTTTCCAAGTACTGCGCGTAGATGTGGACCAGCTCCTCTCCATTCTGGAAAGTAGTGGTGCTGACCGATATGTGGCAGGCCATGGAGGTCGCCACCCAAGGGACACCTGCCCAGCCCACTTTACAGAGAACAAGAGGGTGCTCCAGATAGAGGCACGGCGGCTGATGTCAGGTTGCCAGAAGGTTGTGGGGATTGGACAGAGCCCCGAGGAGATGCTTTACTCCCTGGCAGACAGTTTCCGGACCCTGGTGGAGTTGGCAGGTATATGCCTGTGGTTCTCTGGTTGTGAAAGGTGTGACCGCAGAAACGCAGAGGCAGTTGCAGGTCTGGCAGATGTTGCCCGTTCATTCAGGGACTTCTGTCTGGCAGCGGAGCGAGCCAGCAGCAAGCGTAGCTGCCAGGACCTGAGCACCAAGCTGCTAGCAAAACAGTGCACTGCGCTCACTGCATCTGTCTTCTGCCTCACTCAGCTGTTCCGCACCCTCACTGCACTATGA